CCAACTCAGAGATAAGTATTCTATCATTGATAAGTCACCTTGGAGACTACGAGGTTGATAGGTTGGGGGTGTAAGGGCTGTGAAGTCTTTAGCTGACCAATACTAATATGACGAACACTTAACCTAAAGCAAAATGATTTAGAAAGTTAATTTGAAAAAACATTATTATATAGTTTTGAATGTACAACATTCATAAGAAAGTAAGCTTGGTAAGAAAAGCTACGGGGGTACACCTGGTCACATTCCGAACCCAGAAGTTAAGTCCGTAAACGCCGAAAGTACTTAGGGGGCAGCCCCTTGGGAGGATAGGAACTTGCCAAGTCTTTTTTATTTTTTGATATATGCGCCACTAGCTCAGCTGGTAGAGCACTCGACTTTTAATCGAGTTGTCACAGGTTCAAACCCTGTGTGGCGCACCATTATTAAATAAATACTAGAGTCACCAATTATTTTGGAGACTCTTTTTTTTGTCTATTTTTTTTATAAAACTTGAAAAAAAAGATGAGTTAGTTTATACTTAAATTCAGTTTAAAAAACATAAAAAATGGTTTTAAATAACAAAAAAGGATGATTTTAGGATGACAAAACATAAAAAAATACTAATAGTTATGGTGGTTATATCTATTATAGGAATAATCTATACATCACTAGCAGTAAATAAAAATTTCGGAGTACAGAAATATTTTAACTATGAATTTGTAGATGGGGAAGTTTTATCTATAAAGGAAGAAACTATAAATCCAGATCCATTGATTCCCGGAAGATATGTGGGGAAACAAAAGATAGAGGTTAAGATATTGGAAGGGATCCATAAAGATCAGGTGTATAGCGTGATAAATGTGTTGAGCAACAGACATAATATATTTGCTAAACCAGGGATGAAAGCTATATTCACAATTAGGGAGAAAGATGGAAAGGAACATGTGTGGTTCTATAACTATAAAATGGATCGATATATTTATATATTGATCGGATTATTTTGTTTAACATTGCTTGTTTTTGGGCGTTTAAGCGGAGCTAAATCGATACTGTCTCTTGTGTTTACAGGAGTAATTATAATATTTGTTCTCATCCCTATAATATTTAGAGGGGGCAACCCAATCCCTTGGGCAATATTATTGTGTTCGATAATAACGGTTGTAACATTTTTATTAATAGGTGATTTTAACAGAAAAACCTATTCGGCTATACTGGGAACTATTGCAGGGGTGATGATCTCAGGGGCAATCTCCTACACCTTTGGAAGTTTATCCAAGTTGACGGGGATCCATATGGAAAAAGGAGAACAGATTTTATATTTGGCAGCGGACTACCATGTGAAGATAAACGGCCTCATGTTTACCTCTATACTGATAGCATCTTTAGGGGCTATCAATGATGTGGCCATGTCTATTGCATCATCGTGTAATGAACTGTGTAAAAGAAATCCGGATATTCACCTGGATGACCTCTTTATCTCCCTCATGGACATAGGAAAAGATATAATGGGTACCATGACCAATACATTGATTTTGGCATTTACCGGAAGTTCACTGAATCTAATGCTGATGATATGGGGATTTCAAATGAATACTAAGCAGTTTATAAATATGCCGGTGATAGCAATAGAACTTATCCAGGCGTTGTCCGGAAGTATTGGAATAGTGTTGACGGTCCCTATAACTGCCAGTATTTCGGTCTATCTCATAAAGAAAAAAGGCGGATTATTTTTAAAAAGGAAAAAAAAGTTAAATTCTGCAATAAATTTTTAACATAAAAATCAAGGAGGGAAAGATGAAAAAGTTTTTAATCGCAACACTGATAACAAGTATTTTTATGGCTTGTAATTCAAATGATGTGCCGGTAGAAAAGAAAGAACCGGTAAAAATGGAGGTGACAGAGAGGGTAGTAACCCATGAAGTCATTGTAAAAGGTGAGGAAGATCTAGCTGAACAAACTATCAGAGTAGCAGCAACTTCCGATGTACATGGTAGAATTTATCCCTATGATTATGCAATAGATGGTAAAGATGATGATGCAGGTTTAGCAAAAGTATCGACTATTGTTAATGCCTTAAGAGCAGAGAATCCAAATATGATACTGATGGATGATGGAGATACAGTTCAGGATAACTCATCGGAATTATTCAATGACCTTGAAGTGCATCCAATGATAGAAGCTATGAACAGCATAGGTTACGATATTTGGACTTTAGGAAATCATGAATTTAACTTTGAAAAAGAATTTGTAGAGAGAAATATATCTAACTTTAATGGGACTGTACTTTCGGCTAATATCAAAAATAAAAAAGACGGATCAAACTTCGTAAATCCATATCAAATTTTTAATATAAATGGAGCCAGAGTAGCTGTTGTAGGAGTTATCCCTCCATATGTACCTATGTGGGAATCATCTTCTCCTAGTCATTTTAAGGGATTGGAGTTCAACAAGATATTGGAATCTGTACAAGAGACCGTGAAAGAATTAGATGGCCAGTATGATATCTTAGTTGGATCTTTTCATATGGGAAGGGAAGATGAATATGGCGGAGCCGGGATCTATGATCTGGCCAATAAAGTGCCTGAATTTGATGTGATATTCGGTGGACATGAACATGCTAAATATGTTGAAAATATAAATGATACTCCAATTGTAGAACCTGGATTTGCAGGTTGGGCAGTATCCAAAGCTGATATCCATATAAAAAAAGAAGACGGAAAATGGGTTATCACAGGGATAGATGTGGAAAATATTCAAACTAAGACAATAAAAGCCGATCAAAAGATATTGGATGAATTTAAAGGTATAGATGCTCAGTCTAAAGCCGTGGCAAATACAGTGATTGGAGAAGTTAGTGAAACATTTATAGCCAGACCAGACTTTATCACAGGTGAAGACAAGGTAACTACCATGCCTACAGCCCAGTTACAGCCAAATGCTGTAATAGACCTGATAAATGATGTGCAGTTAAAGTATGCAGATGCAGATGTATCATCAGCGGCATTCTTTAAGGCAGAAGCCAATTTAAAAGCAGGAAAATTCCATAATAAAGATGTAGCTAATATCTATAAATATGCAAATACTCTGGTTGGAGTAAATATGACCGGAGAAAACTTACTTAAGTTTATGGAGTGGTCCATGTCATACTATAACACTTGGAATGAAGGGGATGTAACGATCTCATTCAATGAAGACATAAGAGGGTATAACTATGATATGTTTGCAGGGGTAGACTATAAGGTGGACCTGTCTAAAGATGCGGGAAATAGGGTAGTTAATCCAACAATCAACGGTGAACCTATCGATCCGGCTAAGACATATAGGGTTGCGGTAAACAACTATAGATTTGGTACTCTAACTAAGAACGGCTGGGCAAAACCTGAAGATAAATACTACGATTCATATGAAACTATGCAGGATGCAGGAAGAATAAGAGATCTGATTATCAGATATACCAGGGAAGAAAAAAATGGAAAATTAGTGCCTGTCGTGCATAACAATTGGGAAATAATTGGTGTTAAATTAGATTATCCAGAAAGAGATGCTATCTATGAGATGATTAGTGAAGGAGAAATCGTTATTCCTAGATCAGCTGATGGAAGAACACTTAATGTTAAATCTATCAATTTAAAAGATTATGTCGTTGCAGAAGAAATTGCAGCGTATACAGTGAAAGCAGGGGACACTTTAGGAGGTATAGCTAATAAATTTGACCTTGAAATTTCTGAAATTTTAAAGGAAAATAAAAATATTAAAAATGCAGATCTAATAAGAACTGGGGAAGAGTTAATAATTCCTGCAAATTAAATTTAAAAAGGTACAGAATTTATCTGTACCTTTTAAATATATATTAAATAGGGAGGAAAAATGATGATGAAAAAATTTGTTAAGATCTTGTCGGCGATGATGTTACTTTTAGTGGTAGCATGTGGAAAAACTACAAAAACAGATGAACCTAGTAAGGTAAATGGGAACAAAGCAGATGTAGTGGCAACGGAAAAATTAGTAGTGAATGAAGATGTAGAGTTTAAAGTGATGCATGTAAATGATATTCATGGAAGGGTAGATGCTGGTAAATACGATGGAATGGGGTTAGCCAGAGTAAGCACCATAGTTAAACAAACCAGAGCAGAAGACCCAAATGTATTATTTTTGGATGCAGGGGATACAATTCATGGAACTGTATTTGCGGCCTTGACCAAGGGAGCATCTGTAGTAAGAGTTATGAATGAAATGGGTTATGACGCCATGACAACAGGAAACCACGATTATAACTACGGGTTGGACAGGATTGAAAAATTACAAAATACAATGAACTTTCCAGTGGTAGTATCAAACCTTACTTATAAAGATACGGGAGAAAAAGCATTTAAACCATATACAATCAAAACTTTACCAAATGGTGTAAGGATAGGTATCTTTGGGTTGGCAACTCCTGAGACAGCGTATAAGACGAATCCTGCCAATGTAGAGGCTGTGACCTTTGATGATCCTATCGCAGCAGCGAAAGAGTCTGTAACGGCTCTAGAAGCTCAAGGTGTAAACTACATCGTTGCACTTTCCCATCTAGGTGTAGACGAAGATTCGGTTTATACAAGTATTAAAGTGGCTCAAGAAGTAGATGGAATAGATCTAATTGTAGATGGACATAGCCATACTGCTTTAGAAGAAGGAATGCTGGTAGACGAAACTCTTATTGTTCAATCTGGATTCTATGATAAAAATTTAGGGGAAGTAACGGTTAAATTAGGTAAAGATGGATCGAAAGTTGAGACAGCAAAATTATTTACCAAAGAATATGCAATGGAAAATGTTGAGGAAGACCCTGCCATAAGAGCAATTATAGATGAAGTAAATACAGAGAATGACAAGATTACATCTGTAGTTGTGGGAGAGACTCCTGTACTTTTAGTTGGTGA
The Psychrilyobacter piezotolerans genome window above contains:
- a CDS encoding YibE/F family protein, which produces MTKHKKILIVMVVISIIGIIYTSLAVNKNFGVQKYFNYEFVDGEVLSIKEETINPDPLIPGRYVGKQKIEVKILEGIHKDQVYSVINVLSNRHNIFAKPGMKAIFTIREKDGKEHVWFYNYKMDRYIYILIGLFCLTLLVFGRLSGAKSILSLVFTGVIIIFVLIPIIFRGGNPIPWAILLCSIITVVTFLLIGDFNRKTYSAILGTIAGVMISGAISYTFGSLSKLTGIHMEKGEQILYLAADYHVKINGLMFTSILIASLGAINDVAMSIASSCNELCKRNPDIHLDDLFISLMDIGKDIMGTMTNTLILAFTGSSLNLMLMIWGFQMNTKQFINMPVIAIELIQALSGSIGIVLTVPITASISVYLIKKKGGLFLKRKKKLNSAINF
- a CDS encoding 5'-nucleotidase C-terminal domain-containing protein; this encodes MKKFLIATLITSIFMACNSNDVPVEKKEPVKMEVTERVVTHEVIVKGEEDLAEQTIRVAATSDVHGRIYPYDYAIDGKDDDAGLAKVSTIVNALRAENPNMILMDDGDTVQDNSSELFNDLEVHPMIEAMNSIGYDIWTLGNHEFNFEKEFVERNISNFNGTVLSANIKNKKDGSNFVNPYQIFNINGARVAVVGVIPPYVPMWESSSPSHFKGLEFNKILESVQETVKELDGQYDILVGSFHMGREDEYGGAGIYDLANKVPEFDVIFGGHEHAKYVENINDTPIVEPGFAGWAVSKADIHIKKEDGKWVITGIDVENIQTKTIKADQKILDEFKGIDAQSKAVANTVIGEVSETFIARPDFITGEDKVTTMPTAQLQPNAVIDLINDVQLKYADADVSSAAFFKAEANLKAGKFHNKDVANIYKYANTLVGVNMTGENLLKFMEWSMSYYNTWNEGDVTISFNEDIRGYNYDMFAGVDYKVDLSKDAGNRVVNPTINGEPIDPAKTYRVAVNNYRFGTLTKNGWAKPEDKYYDSYETMQDAGRIRDLIIRYTREEKNGKLVPVVHNNWEIIGVKLDYPERDAIYEMISEGEIVIPRSADGRTLNVKSINLKDYVVAEEIAAYTVKAGDTLGGIANKFDLEISEILKENKNIKNADLIRTGEELIIPAN
- a CDS encoding 5'-nucleotidase C-terminal domain-containing protein, coding for MMKKFVKILSAMMLLLVVACGKTTKTDEPSKVNGNKADVVATEKLVVNEDVEFKVMHVNDIHGRVDAGKYDGMGLARVSTIVKQTRAEDPNVLFLDAGDTIHGTVFAALTKGASVVRVMNEMGYDAMTTGNHDYNYGLDRIEKLQNTMNFPVVVSNLTYKDTGEKAFKPYTIKTLPNGVRIGIFGLATPETAYKTNPANVEAVTFDDPIAAAKESVTALEAQGVNYIVALSHLGVDEDSVYTSIKVAQEVDGIDLIVDGHSHTALEEGMLVDETLIVQSGFYDKNLGEVTVKLGKDGSKVETAKLFTKEYAMENVEEDPAIRAIIDEVNTENDKITSVVVGETPVLLVGERNEVRAGETNLGDMITEAMLAKTGAEGVITNGGGIRASIQKGIITRGNIISVLPFGNYVVVKEITGQDLKDAIENGVQSYPDARGAFPHVAGFTFKFDPTKEVGNKVYDVTFNNGEKLDLTKTYKIATNDFMAVGGDKYASLKGKKTVNEYESIEEILGQYIKVNGITHTSVDGRVFAGTKIEKEVSDASVYTVQSGDTLRTISKKTGIDMDTILKENKKITNPDIIFVGEKIALPKAN